One segment of Capnocytophaga sp. oral taxon 878 DNA contains the following:
- a CDS encoding beta-N-acetylhexosaminidase translates to MKMKLTSALLLLMTMISCKSTTTNEGASTANYQVIPTPQSITNPQTNASKPFELTANTKITYPKANADLQRYAGFLQDYIKKQTGIEVKTSLAQGDETNTIALEQNYNHTNTEAYQVNVTSNNISINGATKAGTFYGIQFLRKAIPAEKTKKVLFPSVQVNDYPYFAYRGGHLDSSRHFFSADSVRIFIDMLALHNMNKFHWHLTDDQGWRLESKKYPQLTVIGSNRSQTMVNKQWDTFDGKPHGGFYTQEQIKELVKYAADRNITIIPEIDLPGHMVAVLATYPNLGCTGGPYKVRETWGIAEEVLCAGNPETYDFIKNILEEVTELFPSDYIHIGGDECPKVSWKKCPKCQAKIKELGIKGDEKHSAEEYLQSHVITFAENVLAAKGRKMIGWDEILEGGLAPNATVMSWRGIKGAIEAAKSGHDAIMTPMAYCYFDFYQSDNVKEEPLAIGGYVPVERVYSFNPYPDALTPEQNKHILGVQANIWTEYMKTFKHVQYMALPRYAALSEVQWLAPGHTKDYPQFLQKLLRLIKIYQLEGYNYAKHIFNLRGEVKPEVGNIQVTLSCLQDTPIYYTTDGVEPTKNSNVYKEPLRFNQTTDLKAKVFGSEGESSFVRQFSFNKATVCPIEFLSKPTQNYTFDGAITLVDGRKGGTNFGSGEWLGFSQAPCEVVITLNNNTPVKEVKFNALIDTGSWVYPPTQFEVLGSKDGKTYETLAKENYKMLKESFKGIKTYSLSFSEKEVTYLKVKISEVNKIPAFHKDAAGKPGFLFIDEIEVN, encoded by the coding sequence ATGAAGATGAAATTAACTTCCGCACTTTTGTTATTGATGACAATGATTTCGTGCAAGTCAACAACTACCAATGAGGGGGCTAGTACAGCTAATTATCAGGTAATTCCTACTCCTCAGTCCATCACTAACCCTCAAACCAATGCTTCTAAGCCTTTTGAGCTTACTGCAAACACCAAAATTACCTACCCAAAAGCTAATGCTGATTTGCAACGTTATGCTGGTTTTTTACAAGATTACATTAAAAAGCAAACTGGCATTGAGGTAAAAACCTCACTAGCTCAAGGTGATGAAACTAATACTATCGCCTTAGAACAAAACTATAACCATACCAATACTGAGGCTTACCAAGTGAATGTTACCTCTAATAACATTTCTATCAATGGAGCAACTAAAGCAGGTACTTTTTATGGCATTCAGTTCCTACGAAAAGCCATCCCTGCTGAGAAAACTAAAAAAGTACTCTTCCCTTCTGTTCAAGTCAATGATTATCCGTATTTTGCTTATCGTGGCGGACACTTGGACAGCTCACGCCACTTCTTCTCTGCCGACTCAGTGCGTATATTCATTGATATGCTTGCTTTGCATAATATGAATAAATTCCATTGGCACCTTACTGATGACCAAGGTTGGCGTTTGGAGTCAAAAAAATACCCTCAACTTACTGTTATAGGCTCTAATCGCAGCCAAACTATGGTAAATAAACAATGGGATACTTTTGATGGCAAACCTCATGGTGGTTTTTATACTCAAGAGCAAATTAAAGAGCTTGTAAAATATGCTGCAGATCGTAATATTACCATTATTCCTGAAATTGACCTTCCTGGTCACATGGTAGCTGTATTAGCTACTTATCCTAATTTAGGTTGTACAGGAGGCCCTTATAAAGTACGTGAAACTTGGGGTATTGCTGAAGAAGTTCTTTGTGCTGGTAATCCAGAAACTTATGACTTTATTAAGAATATATTAGAAGAAGTAACCGAACTATTCCCTTCAGACTATATTCATATTGGCGGTGATGAATGTCCAAAAGTAAGTTGGAAAAAATGCCCTAAATGTCAAGCTAAAATTAAAGAACTCGGTATTAAAGGTGATGAAAAACACTCAGCCGAAGAATATCTTCAAAGTCATGTAATTACTTTTGCTGAAAATGTGTTAGCTGCAAAAGGAAGAAAAATGATTGGTTGGGACGAAATCCTTGAAGGAGGCTTAGCTCCTAATGCCACAGTAATGTCTTGGAGAGGTATCAAAGGAGCTATTGAGGCTGCTAAGTCAGGTCACGATGCTATTATGACTCCTATGGCTTATTGCTATTTTGATTTTTACCAAAGCGATAACGTAAAAGAAGAACCTCTTGCTATAGGAGGCTATGTACCTGTAGAACGTGTTTACTCATTTAACCCTTATCCTGATGCACTTACTCCTGAACAAAATAAACATATCTTAGGAGTACAAGCTAATATCTGGACAGAGTATATGAAAACCTTCAAACATGTTCAATATATGGCTCTGCCTCGTTACGCAGCTTTGTCTGAAGTGCAATGGTTGGCACCAGGTCATACTAAAGATTATCCCCAGTTTTTACAAAAACTATTGCGACTTATCAAAATCTATCAGTTAGAAGGTTATAATTATGCAAAACATATCTTTAACCTTCGTGGTGAAGTAAAGCCAGAGGTAGGCAATATACAAGTAACCCTTTCTTGCTTACAAGATACACCTATTTATTATACTACTGATGGAGTTGAACCTACTAAAAACTCTAATGTATATAAAGAACCTTTAAGATTTAACCAAACTACTGATCTCAAAGCTAAAGTATTCGGATCAGAAGGTGAAAGTTCTTTTGTACGTCAGTTCTCTTTTAATAAAGCCACAGTATGTCCTATCGAGTTTCTTAGCAAGCCTACTCAAAATTATACTTTTGACGGAGCTATTACTTTAGTTGATGGCAGAAAAGGAGGTACTAATTTTGGGTCAGGTGAATGGTTAGGCTTTAGTCAAGCTCCTTGTGAAGTAGTAATTACTCTAAACAATAATACTCCTGTAAAAGAAGTAAAATTTAATGCTCTTATTGATACAGGTAGTTGGGTTTATCCTCCTACTCAATTTGAAGTATTAGGCTCAAAAGATGGTAAAACCTATGAAACTCTTGCAAAAGAAAATTATAAAATGCTTAAAGAGTCTTTCAAAGGAATTAAAACCTACAGCCTTTCATTTTCAGAAAAAGAAGTTACCTACTTAAAGGTAAAAATAAGTGAAGTAAATAAAATACCTGCTTTCCACAAAGATGCAGCCGGCAAACCAGGTTTCTTATTTATTGATGAAATTGAAGTAAATTAA
- a CDS encoding alpha-hydroxy acid oxidase: protein MRDLSKMTNIEDLRIVCKRNVPKMFYEYVDTGSWTEATYRQNVTDFNDIKFKQRVLVDMDNRSLETTLLGQKVKFPAMTAPVGFMGMMWADGEIHMARAAQKFGIPFTLSTMSICSIEDLVEAGVEPFWFQLYVMRDREFMRDLIRRAKEAKCSALMITVDLQVLGNRHRDIKNGLSTPPKFTIPNLINLSTKIPWGLRYVLGNRRWTFRNIAGHAKNVSDLSSLSSWTKEQFDPSLSWKDIADIKELWGGPIILKGIMTPEDAMEAVKYGADAIIVSNHGGRQMDDTISTIKALPDIVSAVGSQTEVWIDSGFYTGQNMLKAWALGARGIMLGRAPVYGLGAYGEDGVTRALQILYDEMDTTMAFSGHRNLQDVDRSILY, encoded by the coding sequence ATGAGAGATTTATCAAAAATGACTAATATTGAGGACTTGCGGATAGTATGCAAACGCAATGTTCCTAAAATGTTTTATGAATATGTAGATACCGGTTCATGGACAGAAGCTACTTATCGCCAGAATGTTACTGACTTTAACGATATTAAATTCAAACAACGTGTATTGGTGGATATGGATAACCGTAGCCTTGAAACTACCCTTTTGGGACAAAAGGTGAAGTTTCCTGCTATGACAGCCCCTGTGGGTTTTATGGGGATGATGTGGGCAGATGGTGAAATACATATGGCTCGTGCTGCCCAGAAGTTTGGTATTCCATTTACACTTTCGACAATGTCTATCTGCTCTATTGAGGACTTGGTAGAGGCGGGTGTGGAACCTTTTTGGTTTCAGTTATATGTGATGCGTGATCGTGAGTTTATGCGTGACTTGATAAGGAGGGCTAAAGAAGCTAAATGTTCGGCCTTAATGATTACTGTGGACTTACAGGTGTTGGGTAACAGGCATAGAGATATTAAGAATGGTCTTTCTACTCCGCCTAAATTCACGATTCCGAACCTTATTAACTTATCGACAAAAATTCCTTGGGGCTTGCGGTATGTATTAGGTAACCGCAGGTGGACATTCCGCAATATTGCAGGACATGCTAAGAATGTATCGGATTTATCATCTTTATCATCATGGACAAAAGAACAGTTTGACCCTAGCCTTAGCTGGAAAGATATAGCTGATATTAAAGAACTATGGGGAGGACCTATCATCTTAAAAGGTATTATGACCCCTGAAGATGCAATGGAGGCAGTGAAATATGGGGCAGATGCTATTATTGTTTCTAATCATGGAGGACGACAAATGGATGATACTATTTCTACTATCAAAGCTTTGCCCGATATTGTGAGTGCTGTAGGTAGCCAAACTGAAGTGTGGATAGATTCTGGATTCTATACAGGACAGAATATGCTGAAAGCATGGGCATTGGGGGCTCGTGGTATAATGTTAGGACGCGCTCCTGTATATGGTTTGGGAGCTTATGGTGAAGATGGAGTGACTCGTGCCTTACAGATATTATATGACGAAATGGATACAACTATGGCTTTCTCTGGACATAGAAACCTGCAAGATGTAGATAGGAGTATTTTGTATTAG
- a CDS encoding TetR/AcrR family transcriptional regulator: MKEEIVKNALNNFMQYGFKTFTMDDLASTMGMSKKTLYEHFPSKHNLVEAVLDYALEMSCTNVENFIQGEGAVIENVYTNQKKVKEIFNINSDRPIWELQKYYPKTYKRMEVEFAKSDARFVEKLLQKGWEEGLFRKDINVDFYKKFYINVQRLRSITNVFPEQEFPFWETIYTLMEYFFRILVNEKGLAELERVLTNIRNRN, from the coding sequence ATGAAAGAAGAAATCGTAAAAAATGCTCTGAATAACTTTATGCAGTACGGGTTTAAAACCTTTACGATGGATGATTTGGCAAGTACAATGGGAATGTCCAAAAAAACTCTTTATGAACATTTTCCCTCAAAGCATAACTTGGTAGAAGCAGTGTTAGATTATGCTTTAGAAATGAGCTGTACAAATGTAGAGAATTTCATTCAAGGCGAAGGGGCAGTAATTGAAAATGTATACACTAATCAGAAAAAAGTTAAAGAAATATTCAATATCAATAGTGATCGCCCCATTTGGGAGTTGCAAAAATACTATCCCAAAACCTACAAACGTATGGAAGTAGAGTTTGCCAAGTCCGATGCACGCTTTGTAGAAAAGCTCTTACAAAAAGGCTGGGAAGAAGGGCTCTTCAGAAAAGATATTAATGTAGATTTTTATAAAAAATTTTACATAAATGTACAGCGCTTGCGATCAATTACCAATGTTTTTCCTGAACAAGAATTTCCTTTCTGGGAAACCATCTATACCCTAATGGAGTATTTTTTCAGAATATTGGTAAATGAAAAAGGCCTTGCAGAATTAGAGCGCGTACTTACAAATATAAGAAATAGAAACTAA
- a CDS encoding TolC family protein: MKRIITTALLCFTALNFAQQKELTLKEAIQYALKNKADAEKARLEVAKSEYKIQEVRANALPNIAASGGISYNPKLQATYIDASTFAMPGMPVSDEVIKMEMGQKWASTAEAKLTQVLFNQTVFMGLKAAQTTREFYMLNQQLTENQIIEKVATAYYQVYQTRQILENIESNLALTEKTATVVKGSYEAGLAKKIDLDRTTVAINNLKSARQQALNGLQLSENALKYMIGMPMSETVTLPKEGFEANYDLAFQKSNNNRIELQVLEKQKELLNLNVKVQRSALYPSLGLQATYGWLGMGPKMPLYYGEKDKVYWSDYSAISLGLKVPIFSGFGTRAKIRQAQIESEQLEATLKDTRLAMDLAYENAQSQLTNNLLTIDSQKENVKLAEEVLLNTQNNYQQGLASLTDLLQAERSLSDAKNNYTTALLNYKLAEIELLKSQGKLGTMK, encoded by the coding sequence ATGAAAAGAATTATTACAACAGCCTTGTTGTGCTTCACAGCACTTAACTTTGCACAACAAAAAGAACTGACCCTTAAAGAGGCCATACAATATGCCCTGAAAAATAAGGCCGATGCCGAGAAAGCTCGCTTAGAAGTAGCAAAAAGTGAATATAAAATACAAGAAGTACGAGCCAATGCACTACCCAATATAGCAGCTTCAGGAGGAATATCCTATAACCCTAAGTTACAAGCAACTTATATCGATGCTAGTACCTTTGCTATGCCTGGTATGCCAGTTTCCGATGAAGTAATTAAAATGGAAATGGGGCAGAAATGGGCATCAACAGCCGAAGCTAAGCTTACACAAGTACTCTTTAACCAAACAGTATTTATGGGCTTAAAAGCAGCACAAACTACTCGTGAGTTCTATATGCTTAACCAGCAGCTCACCGAAAATCAAATTATCGAGAAGGTAGCTACAGCTTATTACCAAGTGTACCAAACACGCCAAATATTAGAGAATATCGAGAGTAACCTCGCTCTTACCGAGAAGACTGCTACTGTAGTAAAAGGCTCTTATGAAGCAGGATTAGCTAAAAAAATAGATCTCGATCGTACCACTGTAGCCATCAATAACCTCAAGTCAGCACGCCAACAAGCTCTAAACGGATTACAATTATCCGAAAACGCTCTAAAGTATATGATAGGAATGCCAATGAGCGAGACAGTTACCTTGCCAAAAGAAGGTTTTGAAGCTAATTATGATTTAGCCTTCCAAAAAAGCAATAATAACCGTATCGAGCTACAAGTACTTGAAAAACAAAAGGAACTACTAAATCTAAATGTAAAAGTACAACGCTCAGCTCTTTATCCATCACTAGGTCTACAAGCTACTTACGGTTGGTTGGGTATGGGGCCTAAAATGCCTCTTTATTACGGCGAAAAAGATAAAGTCTATTGGAGTGATTACTCAGCTATTAGTTTAGGGCTCAAGGTCCCAATCTTTTCAGGATTTGGTACTCGTGCTAAAATACGCCAAGCACAGATAGAAAGTGAGCAGTTAGAGGCAACCCTCAAAGATACCCGTCTCGCTATGGATTTAGCTTATGAAAATGCTCAAAGTCAGCTCACCAATAACCTCCTTACTATTGATTCGCAAAAGGAAAATGTGAAATTAGCCGAAGAAGTGTTGCTTAACACTCAGAACAATTATCAGCAGGGCTTAGCCTCCCTCACCGATTTGTTACAAGCCGAGCGTTCCCTCTCCGATGCGAAAAACAACTATACCACAGCCTTGCTAAACTATAAATTAGCCGAAATTGAATTGCTAAAATCACAAGGAAAGTTAGGAACAATGAAGTAA
- a CDS encoding bifunctional UDP-sugar hydrolase/5'-nucleotidase: MQRRTFIKNTFASSLLLGMGGLSSLSMKAANSKQITILHTNDTHSHIDPLPANDPFNPNKGGAARRAYLIEKIRKENPNTLLFDAGDIFQGTPYFNFYGGELEFKTMSMLKYDAATLGNHDFDNGVEGLYAQLPHAKFDFIISNYDFSNTIMNGHTKPYKIYNVDGIKIGVFGLGVELEGLVNKKMYGETVYLNPIEIAQDMERKLHNEEQCDLILCLSHIGYKYPDNPQKVCDLQLAAATSHIDLIIGGHTHTFLPKPDLVTNKSGKTTLVNQVGCYGINLGRIDFFFENKEVTNNKAISIEV, encoded by the coding sequence ATGCAACGACGAACATTTATTAAAAACACTTTTGCTTCATCACTTTTACTTGGTATGGGTGGCTTATCATCTTTATCAATGAAAGCTGCCAATAGCAAGCAAATTACAATACTACACACTAATGACACTCATAGCCATATAGACCCACTGCCAGCTAATGACCCTTTTAACCCTAACAAAGGAGGAGCTGCACGCAGGGCTTACCTTATTGAGAAAATTCGGAAAGAAAATCCTAACACCTTACTGTTTGATGCTGGAGACATTTTTCAAGGGACACCTTATTTTAATTTCTATGGAGGGGAACTAGAGTTCAAAACTATGAGTATGCTAAAATATGATGCTGCTACCCTTGGCAATCATGATTTTGATAATGGTGTAGAAGGACTGTATGCACAACTACCACATGCTAAGTTTGATTTTATAATATCTAACTACGACTTTAGCAATACTATAATGAATGGACATACTAAACCTTATAAAATATACAATGTAGATGGCATCAAGATAGGTGTTTTTGGTTTAGGCGTTGAGTTAGAGGGATTGGTAAATAAAAAAATGTATGGAGAAACAGTTTACCTAAACCCTATTGAAATAGCTCAAGATATGGAACGCAAGTTACATAATGAAGAGCAATGTGACCTTATCCTTTGTCTCTCACATATAGGCTACAAATATCCTGATAACCCGCAAAAGGTATGTGACTTACAGTTGGCTGCTGCTACCTCACATATTGACCTTATAATTGGAGGACATACCCATACTTTCTTACCTAAACCTGATTTAGTCACTAACAAGAGTGGTAAGACTACATTAGTGAACCAAGTAGGCTGTTATGGCATTAATTTGGGACGTATAGATTTCTTTTTTGAGAATAAAGAAGTCACAAACAACAAAGCAATAAGCATTGAGGTTTAA
- a CDS encoding 5'-nucleotidase C-terminal domain-containing protein: protein MRKFQHLKKIFLVSLVAIGFFTACSTSQKQQLASVKAKNIVITDTITQVAAIDEFIRPYREHVDAEMNKVLAQNANNLVKDRNTTLLNTAIGNFMADATYEIITPAYKKRTGEGVDFVILNWGGIRSDLPKGAITMGSAFNLMPFENSAVVITMTGEKVQEMADYLIKHRKPHPLSKQIALQITKDGKITKFTINGKPFDPKASYNVVTSDYLMNGGDEMYFFKDAVKVDTLNYKLRNVLIDYFKQIDILNAEEDHRFEYKP from the coding sequence ATGAGAAAGTTTCAACATTTAAAAAAAATCTTTCTTGTATCACTTGTAGCAATAGGATTTTTTACAGCTTGTTCTACTTCACAAAAACAGCAATTAGCAAGTGTAAAAGCTAAAAATATTGTTATTACTGATACTATTACACAAGTAGCAGCTATTGATGAATTTATTCGTCCGTATAGGGAACATGTAGATGCTGAAATGAATAAAGTGTTGGCACAAAATGCTAACAACTTAGTAAAAGATCGCAACACAACCCTATTAAACACAGCTATTGGCAACTTTATGGCTGATGCTACTTACGAAATTATAACTCCTGCCTATAAAAAACGTACAGGGGAGGGTGTAGATTTTGTAATACTAAACTGGGGTGGCATCCGTTCTGACTTGCCAAAAGGGGCTATCACAATGGGATCTGCTTTTAACTTAATGCCTTTTGAAAACTCGGCAGTAGTAATTACTATGACGGGTGAAAAAGTGCAAGAAATGGCTGATTACCTTATTAAACATCGCAAACCTCACCCATTATCTAAACAGATAGCTTTACAAATCACTAAAGATGGTAAAATAACAAAATTTACCATTAATGGAAAACCTTTTGATCCTAAAGCTAGTTACAATGTAGTTACATCTGATTACCTAATGAATGGAGGTGATGAAATGTACTTTTTTAAAGATGCTGTAAAAGTAGATACTTTAAACTACAAACTACGTAATGTACTTATAGACTACTTTAAACAAATTGACATACTTAATGCGGAAGAAGACCATCGATTTGAATATAAACCTTAA
- the dapA gene encoding 4-hydroxy-tetrahydrodipicolinate synthase: MANQLKGTGVALITPFTATGEVDTVALTNIVNYVIEGGVEFIVVLGTTSEAPTLTKTEKQVVRETIIAANKGRLPLVLGIGGNNTQSVIDELHNTDLSGFAAILSVTPYYNKPSQNGLYAHFAAVAKESSLPIILYNVPGRTGVSLTAETVVRLANDFENIVAIKEASGNLQLDMSIFKDMPANFTFLSGDDGTTLPSVYMGGSGAISVIGIAYPKEFSEMVRLGLQGKTTEANRLHYALMPKMAAAFKEGNPTGIKAILAAKGLCDPYVRLPLVEASESLKQEIKRFES; the protein is encoded by the coding sequence ATTGCAAACCAACTAAAAGGAACAGGTGTAGCCCTCATAACACCTTTCACTGCTACGGGCGAGGTAGATACTGTAGCACTTACTAATATAGTAAATTACGTAATTGAAGGGGGAGTAGAATTTATTGTAGTCTTAGGTACTACTAGTGAGGCTCCTACCCTTACTAAAACTGAAAAACAAGTAGTACGTGAAACTATTATAGCTGCTAATAAAGGGCGCTTGCCTTTGGTATTAGGTATAGGAGGTAATAATACCCAGTCGGTAATTGATGAACTTCATAATACTGATTTGAGTGGTTTTGCAGCTATTTTATCAGTAACTCCTTACTATAATAAGCCTTCTCAAAATGGACTTTATGCACACTTTGCAGCTGTAGCTAAAGAAAGCTCACTGCCTATCATTCTTTACAATGTGCCTGGTCGTACAGGTGTATCACTTACTGCCGAAACTGTTGTGCGCTTGGCTAATGATTTTGAGAATATTGTAGCTATAAAAGAAGCTTCAGGTAATTTGCAGTTAGATATGTCTATCTTTAAAGATATGCCAGCTAACTTCACTTTCCTCTCTGGTGATGATGGTACTACTTTGCCTTCTGTATATATGGGGGGTAGTGGGGCTATTTCAGTAATAGGTATTGCCTATCCCAAAGAGTTTTCGGAAATGGTGCGCTTAGGATTGCAAGGAAAAACAACTGAAGCTAACCGTTTACATTATGCTTTAATGCCAAAAATGGCAGCTGCTTTTAAAGAAGGAAATCCTACAGGAATTAAAGCTATTTTGGCGGCTAAGGGCTTGTGTGATCCTTATGTACGTTTGCCCTTAGTTGAGGCTTCCGAGAGTTTAAAGCAAGAAATAAAGCGCTTTGAGAGTTAA
- a CDS encoding murein L,D-transpeptidase yields the protein MNKTFIALLIALITLQSCKREPSDHPESSLRETGEEIYTEALTMAVDTSSVLFSALPINDATYKKSIASETHSYYTENGNKTRWLYTDMPSRLFGEYLAVLDSVANDGLNPETYRRSALKKAVDSAYANQLSEEYKVQLDKEITASFLLLTKHLTSGRFSKKVYGTHSWIKPKYASKNTDLLLQLPDDKPLASVVATLLPKSELYLRMKEKYVELKKQELDTATIIEFPNVKDFVYGYSDPVIEKIRKSLKAKGFEAVAEGNATTVDSTLIKTIQKFQQSNGLTPDGIFGKQTLYYLNMNEGRERDLLQLNMERMRIFNNYLGDNYAVVNVPEYKLRLYDKDSLLFETRVVVGKEATSTPIFTDTIKYVEFRPTWSVPQSIIKKEMIPQIVAQADPEKYLRRGYTMYEKGKKIDPTTVDWRDPSVHKRGFHFVEAPSAQNSLGLVKFILTNDMSIYLHDTPSKHFFEREERALSHGCVRVQSPNQFAYYLLKNEDEKNPWTQERIDEAMHSGRHQNRINLKKKFKINIIYYTAWVDEAKKIIIKNDIYKLDDEQLQEIKRFES from the coding sequence ATGAATAAGACTTTTATTGCCTTATTAATAGCCCTTATAACGCTGCAATCATGTAAGCGAGAGCCTTCTGACCACCCAGAATCATCACTTAGAGAAACAGGAGAAGAGATATATACTGAAGCCTTGACAATGGCAGTAGACACCTCATCTGTTTTGTTTTCAGCACTACCTATAAATGATGCTACTTATAAGAAGAGTATTGCATCAGAAACACATAGCTATTATACAGAGAATGGCAACAAAACACGTTGGCTATACACTGATATGCCTTCACGCCTTTTTGGTGAGTACTTAGCTGTATTGGATAGTGTAGCTAATGACGGCCTAAACCCTGAAACCTACAGACGTAGCGCTCTAAAAAAAGCAGTAGATAGTGCTTACGCAAACCAGCTTTCGGAAGAATACAAAGTACAGCTGGATAAAGAAATAACAGCTTCATTCCTTTTGCTTACTAAACATCTTACTAGTGGGAGATTCAGCAAAAAAGTATATGGTACCCATTCATGGATTAAGCCTAAATACGCTAGTAAAAATACAGACCTACTACTGCAACTACCAGATGATAAACCACTGGCAAGTGTAGTGGCTACACTCCTACCTAAAAGTGAGCTATATCTGCGAATGAAGGAGAAATATGTAGAACTAAAAAAACAAGAGCTTGATACAGCAACAATAATAGAGTTTCCTAATGTTAAAGATTTTGTGTATGGCTATTCAGATCCTGTGATTGAAAAGATACGCAAGAGCCTAAAAGCTAAAGGTTTTGAAGCTGTAGCTGAAGGAAATGCTACTACAGTAGATAGTACCCTTATTAAAACTATACAGAAGTTTCAGCAAAGTAATGGTCTTACTCCTGATGGTATATTTGGTAAACAAACCCTTTACTATCTTAATATGAATGAAGGACGTGAGCGAGACCTTTTGCAACTGAATATGGAGCGTATGCGAATTTTCAACAACTATTTGGGAGATAACTATGCTGTTGTGAATGTGCCAGAATACAAATTAAGGCTATATGATAAAGACTCTTTACTATTTGAAACACGAGTAGTAGTAGGAAAAGAAGCTACCTCTACCCCTATTTTTACTGATACAATTAAATATGTAGAGTTTCGCCCTACATGGTCGGTACCACAAAGTATTATCAAGAAAGAAATGATACCACAAATAGTAGCCCAAGCAGACCCTGAAAAGTACCTAAGACGTGGTTATACGATGTATGAAAAAGGCAAAAAGATAGACCCAACTACAGTAGACTGGAGAGACCCCTCTGTACACAAACGTGGTTTTCACTTTGTAGAAGCACCTTCGGCACAAAACTCATTAGGGTTAGTTAAATTTATACTTACCAATGATATGAGTATTTACCTACACGACACCCCTTCTAAACACTTTTTTGAGCGAGAAGAACGAGCCCTAAGTCATGGGTGTGTAAGGGTACAGAGTCCTAATCAGTTTGCTTATTATTTGCTTAAAAATGAAGATGAGAAGAATCCTTGGACACAAGAACGAATAGATGAAGCGATGCATAGTGGTAGACACCAAAATCGTATTAATTTAAAGAAAAAATTCAAAATAAATATTATCTACTATACAGCTTGGGTAGATGAAGCAAAAAAAATCATCATCAAGAATGATATATACAAACTTGATGATGAACAATTACAAGAAATAAAGCGCTTTGAGAGTTAA